In Helianthus annuus cultivar XRQ/B chromosome 9, HanXRQr2.0-SUNRISE, whole genome shotgun sequence, the following are encoded in one genomic region:
- the LOC110875256 gene encoding uncharacterized protein LOC110875256, which produces MDEKPKCKTGQKRHFGKCRFESKSQPKPIACGICKSKEHKTLDCKKKKDVTCYNCNEKGHIKTNCPKYTKKPEEGKKTNARVFQMNAREVVKDDNVITGTFLINDVYARVLFDSGADKSFIDDKFCKLLHLPVKALSMKYEVELADGILETASTMLDGCFISLRNHSFPLSLLPLKLAGFDIVIGMDWLSYNQPQIVCIKKHVVVKTPYDEPLTIQGDTQY; this is translated from the coding sequence ATGGATGAGAAGCCTAAATGTAAAACCGGCCAGAAAcgacattttggaaaatgcaggttTGAATCAAAGTCACAACCAAAGCCGATTGCATGTGGGATATGCAAATCCAAAGAACATAAGACGTTAGACTGCAAGAAGAAAAAGGATGTGACGTGCTATAACtgtaacgagaaggggcatattaagacaaactgcccaaagtATACCAAGAAACCTGAGGAAggcaagaagaccaatgctagggtcttccagatgaatgcaCGGGAAGTAGTTAAGGATGATAACGtaataacaggtaccttccttataaatgatgtttatgcaagggtaTTATTTGACTCGGGTGCGGATAAGTCATTtatagatgataagttttgtaagttgttaCATTTGCCTGTTAAAGCCCTAAGCATGAAATATGAAGTAGAGTTGGCCGATGGTATCTTAGAAACTGCCTCAActatgttagatggatgttttatatccctTAGGAACCACTCCTTTCCGTTATCCTTACTTCCTTTGAAattagctggtttcgacatagtgataggcatggattggttatcttaTAACCAACCCCAGATCGTTTGCATCAAGAAACACGTGGTTGTCAAGACTCCGTATGATGAGCCACTTACCATACAAGGAGATACTCAGTATTGA